From Dietzia sp. ANT_WB102, a single genomic window includes:
- a CDS encoding aldehyde dehydrogenase family protein — protein sequence MTTTEPRKTGPTFASLDPRDGTVLAEYPIAGPEEVELAVERARAAARWWGAQGPRGRREWLLEYKRAISSRAQELASLVSAETGKPDEDATLEIMLAVSHLEWAAKNADKVLRRRPVAAGLLMSNQAAYVEYQPYGVVGAIGPWNYPVFTPMGTLSYAMAAGNAVVFKPSELTPGVGVWLAEVWDSLGAPQPLIQTITGDGSTGNALCKAGVDKLAFTGSAATGRKVMAACAETLTPVVIEGGGKDALLVDRDADLDAAADQAVFGAMGNAGQTCTGVERIYVHKDVYDAFVQKFTAKARALAPGNLVSSSYGPMTLPGQVDIIRRHVKDAIARGGKAVLGGEESVGEKIVEPVVLVDVPEDSTAVTDETFGPTVVINPVADLEEAVEKANATRYGLGGSIFTGDKKRGLALAGKLDVGMVSINSFLAFAGIPSLPFGGSGDSGFGRIHGADGLREFARPKALTVQRFAAPLNLMTMTRKPRDITIVKWLLANVQGKL from the coding sequence ATGACGACCACCGAGCCCCGCAAGACCGGACCCACGTTCGCGAGCCTGGACCCCCGCGACGGCACCGTCCTCGCCGAGTACCCGATCGCCGGGCCCGAGGAGGTCGAGCTGGCCGTGGAGCGCGCCCGTGCCGCCGCCCGCTGGTGGGGGGCGCAGGGCCCGCGGGGCCGCCGCGAATGGCTGCTGGAATACAAGCGGGCGATCTCGTCCAGAGCCCAGGAGTTGGCCTCCCTGGTGTCGGCCGAGACCGGCAAGCCGGACGAGGACGCGACGCTTGAGATCATGCTCGCCGTGAGCCACCTGGAGTGGGCCGCCAAAAACGCGGACAAGGTGCTGCGCCGCCGCCCCGTCGCGGCCGGGCTGCTCATGAGCAATCAGGCGGCCTACGTCGAATACCAGCCCTACGGCGTGGTCGGCGCGATCGGCCCCTGGAACTACCCGGTCTTCACCCCGATGGGCACGCTGTCCTACGCGATGGCCGCGGGCAACGCGGTCGTGTTCAAGCCCAGTGAGCTCACCCCGGGTGTGGGCGTCTGGTTGGCTGAGGTGTGGGACTCGCTCGGTGCCCCCCAGCCGCTCATCCAGACCATCACCGGCGATGGCTCGACCGGCAACGCCCTGTGCAAGGCGGGCGTGGACAAGCTTGCGTTCACCGGGTCCGCCGCGACGGGCCGCAAGGTCATGGCTGCCTGCGCGGAGACGCTCACCCCCGTCGTCATCGAGGGCGGTGGCAAGGACGCACTCCTCGTCGACAGGGACGCGGACCTCGACGCGGCGGCCGACCAGGCGGTGTTCGGTGCGATGGGCAACGCGGGCCAGACCTGCACGGGTGTCGAGCGGATCTACGTCCATAAGGACGTCTACGACGCGTTCGTCCAGAAGTTCACGGCCAAGGCCCGTGCGCTGGCCCCGGGAAACCTGGTCTCTTCCAGCTACGGGCCGATGACCCTGCCGGGGCAGGTCGACATCATCCGCCGGCATGTGAAGGACGCGATCGCCCGCGGTGGGAAGGCCGTCCTCGGTGGCGAGGAATCGGTGGGCGAGAAAATCGTCGAGCCGGTGGTGCTGGTCGATGTCCCCGAGGACTCCACCGCAGTCACCGACGAGACCTTCGGCCCGACCGTTGTCATCAATCCGGTCGCGGACCTGGAGGAGGCCGTCGAGAAGGCCAACGCCACCCGATACGGACTCGGCGGCTCGATCTTCACCGGCGACAAGAAGCGGGGCCTGGCCCTGGCCGGGAAACTCGACGTGGGCATGGTGTCGATCAACTCGTTCCTCGCCTTTGCCGGCATCCCCTCGCTGCCGTTCGGCGGCTCGGGCGACTCGGGCTTCGGTCGGATTCACGGCGCCGACGGGCTGCGCGAGTTCGCCCGCCCCAAGGCACTCACCGTGCAGAGGTTCGCAGCCCCGCTCAATCTCATGACCATGACCCGCAAGCCGCGGGACATCACGATCGTCAAGTGGCTGCTCGCCAACGTCCAGGGAAAGTTGTGA
- a CDS encoding acyl-CoA dehydrogenase family protein yields MFDILTEEQRDFAKSIDDFCAREVGSIEKRRELTTEGGTHSPEIYAKMAELGWLGLTVPEEYGGSDAGAVELCLLLEHSLRGLAPIGGIGPTLITAAAFQKFGTEEQRKRALELVVSGGTLSISMSEPGAGSDVAALRCKAERDGDNWVINGQKTWCSNAHFADRILLVARTDSSGKKHEGITMFDVPADIEGLQITGIETMGGKEVNDLYFTDVRLPADAVVGEVGGGWGQLMTGLNIERLILAAMQLGIAQRAFDDCLAFIKEREQFGRPVGTFQVIRHRMADLATEIEATRLLVYAVAKKVDESDPGALFPREASMAKLKASELSKRVTLECMQSMGGYGYATEYGMERLVRQAVVSTIYGGTNEVQRDIIGKTLGL; encoded by the coding sequence GTGTTCGACATCCTGACCGAAGAGCAGCGCGACTTCGCCAAATCAATCGATGACTTCTGCGCCCGTGAGGTCGGCAGCATCGAAAAGCGGCGCGAGCTCACCACCGAGGGCGGGACCCACTCGCCGGAGATCTACGCCAAGATGGCCGAACTCGGGTGGCTGGGGCTGACCGTCCCCGAGGAGTACGGGGGCTCCGACGCCGGCGCCGTGGAACTGTGCTTGCTGCTCGAGCACTCACTGCGCGGATTGGCCCCGATCGGCGGCATCGGCCCCACCCTCATCACGGCCGCCGCGTTCCAGAAGTTCGGAACGGAGGAGCAGCGCAAGCGCGCCCTTGAACTGGTCGTCAGCGGAGGAACCCTGTCCATCTCGATGTCCGAGCCGGGCGCGGGCTCCGATGTCGCCGCCCTGCGCTGCAAGGCCGAGCGCGACGGCGACAACTGGGTAATCAACGGCCAGAAGACCTGGTGCTCCAACGCGCACTTCGCGGACCGGATCCTGCTCGTGGCACGTACCGACTCGTCGGGCAAGAAGCACGAGGGCATCACGATGTTCGATGTGCCGGCCGACATCGAAGGTCTGCAGATCACCGGGATCGAGACCATGGGCGGCAAAGAGGTCAACGACCTCTACTTCACCGACGTCCGGCTCCCCGCCGACGCAGTGGTGGGCGAGGTCGGTGGCGGCTGGGGGCAGCTCATGACCGGGCTCAACATCGAGCGCCTCATCCTCGCCGCAATGCAGCTCGGTATAGCCCAGCGCGCGTTTGACGACTGCCTCGCGTTCATCAAGGAACGCGAACAATTTGGCCGCCCCGTCGGTACCTTCCAGGTCATCCGCCATCGGATGGCCGACCTGGCCACCGAGATCGAGGCCACCCGCCTGCTCGTCTACGCGGTCGCCAAGAAGGTCGATGAGTCCGACCCCGGTGCCTTGTTCCCGCGCGAGGCCTCAATGGCCAAGCTCAAGGCGTCCGAGCTGAGCAAGCGCGTGACGCTGGAGTGCATGCAGTCCATGGGCGGGTACGGGTACGCCACCGAGTACGGGATGGAGCGCCTCGTCCGCCAGGCCGTGGTCTCCACCATCTACGGCGGCACCAACGAGGTCCAGCGCGACATCATCGGTAAGACGCTCGGGCTATGA